From a single Crateriforma spongiae genomic region:
- a CDS encoding histidine kinase, protein MAADSDADNSDSAPLVSDKVLFLSGDLMFASRVSSAAKTAGLQFQMSGNLPTEPADDVRVVILDLATRSSIVQGFGAKVADACPRAMTIAYGPHVQVGPLESAKAEKLDHVMTRGQFDRQIAGFLQTLAN, encoded by the coding sequence GTGGCAGCTGACTCCGATGCCGACAACAGCGATTCGGCACCATTGGTTTCCGATAAGGTTCTGTTCCTGTCGGGCGACCTGATGTTCGCATCCCGGGTCAGTTCCGCCGCAAAAACTGCGGGTCTGCAATTCCAGATGTCGGGCAATCTGCCGACCGAACCAGCCGACGACGTTCGCGTGGTCATCTTGGATTTGGCGACGCGTTCATCCATCGTGCAAGGGTTCGGCGCCAAAGTCGCCGATGCTTGTCCCAGGGCGATGACAATAGCCTATGGACCACATGTCCAAGTCGGACCATTGGAATCCGCCAAGGCAGAAAAGCTGGACCACGTCATGACACGTGGCCAATTTGACCGCCAGATCGCCGGATTCTTGCAAACGCTGGCGAATTGA
- a CDS encoding carbohydrate porin yields the protein MNWSATAATGSSCFRWLATALLTLQFFAVPACDASAQAFCDGGVACDAYAVDACDGCDAYVCDDDCHCGSLLKRFRADMADCGITFQNNLTQFYFGTVSGGLEREFAYGGHGDYVANFDLGKSGIHDGLLVKLRAEHRFGESAGPFTGSFLPATLATELPVANSTEVYLTNVLFTQFLSERFAVYAGKLDTLDGDLNAYAHGRGIRQFSNTAFIVNPLALRTIPYSTLGCGFFILGAEGTPLLNFTVLNPTDTADSDGFDELFAEGVSLSTELRFATPLMGKPGHQLFGFTWSSRDYVALGQDPRIILPNVPINRADGSWSFYWNTDQALWVDPCDPTRHWGYFARAGVADEDANPLSYLLNFGLGGASPLRRGDSFGAGYFYSGTSDEIGPFLQIPFGPIDDGQGVELFYNIQVGESLTVTPDFQWLDSARENVEDAYVMGLRANLAF from the coding sequence GTGAATTGGTCTGCCACCGCGGCAACGGGGTCTTCGTGCTTTCGTTGGTTGGCCACGGCTTTATTGACCCTGCAGTTCTTCGCCGTGCCGGCTTGTGATGCGTCTGCCCAGGCTTTTTGTGACGGCGGCGTCGCCTGTGATGCCTACGCCGTCGATGCCTGCGACGGCTGCGATGCCTACGTCTGTGACGACGATTGCCATTGTGGATCGCTGCTGAAACGCTTTCGTGCCGACATGGCCGACTGCGGAATCACTTTTCAAAACAATCTGACGCAGTTTTATTTTGGAACCGTCTCGGGCGGGCTTGAGCGTGAATTTGCCTACGGCGGTCATGGCGACTACGTGGCCAACTTTGACCTGGGCAAGTCCGGAATCCACGATGGATTGTTGGTCAAACTGCGTGCGGAACATCGCTTCGGCGAATCCGCCGGTCCGTTTACTGGTTCCTTTTTGCCCGCGACGCTGGCAACGGAATTGCCGGTCGCCAACAGCACGGAAGTTTATCTGACGAATGTTCTGTTCACCCAATTTTTAAGCGAACGGTTTGCCGTTTATGCGGGCAAACTGGACACCTTGGACGGCGATTTGAACGCCTACGCGCACGGTCGCGGCATTCGCCAGTTTTCCAACACCGCCTTCATCGTCAACCCGCTGGCCTTGCGGACGATTCCCTATTCGACCCTGGGCTGCGGCTTTTTCATTCTGGGCGCCGAGGGAACACCGCTGTTGAACTTCACTGTCCTTAACCCGACCGATACCGCCGACAGCGACGGCTTTGACGAACTGTTTGCCGAAGGGGTTTCCTTGTCGACGGAACTGCGATTCGCAACGCCGCTGATGGGCAAACCCGGTCACCAGCTGTTCGGATTCACCTGGAGCAGCCGTGACTATGTGGCGTTGGGACAGGACCCGCGGATCATTTTGCCCAACGTCCCGATCAATCGCGCCGACGGATCATGGTCGTTTTACTGGAACACCGACCAAGCGTTGTGGGTGGATCCATGCGATCCGACGCGTCACTGGGGTTACTTCGCTCGCGCCGGCGTGGCTGATGAAGACGCCAATCCGCTTAGCTATCTGTTGAACTTCGGACTCGGCGGTGCCAGCCCGCTTCGCCGGGGTGATTCATTCGGGGCAGGGTATTTCTACAGCGGAACAAGCGATGAAATCGGCCCGTTCCTGCAAATCCCCTTTGGACCGATTGACGACGGACAGGGCGTCGAACTTTTCTACAACATCCAGGTCGGCGAATCACTGACGGTCACGCCTGAT
- a CDS encoding sugar phosphate isomerase/epimerase family protein — protein MLYGMNLLLWSGEVTEDLLPICEKLKAMGFDGVEIPMFNLDLDYAKLGKQLDDLGLRRTAVTIRNLEDNPISPDAAVRDKGVELNKKTLDCCAAVGAETLVGPYHSAIGHFSGAGATADEWQWGVESIRATAEHAADVGVRMGMEALNRFECYFLNCHADSARFARDVDHPACGIMYDTFHANIEEKSMRDAVLAGGDKLYHIHISENDRSTPGTGGVNWDENFDAIAESGYDGWLVIEAFGLALPEIAAATKIWRKMFDTELKLSEDGLNFMKSEMEKRSGS, from the coding sequence AAGTCACCGAGGACCTGTTGCCGATCTGTGAAAAGCTGAAGGCGATGGGATTTGACGGCGTCGAAATACCGATGTTCAACTTGGATTTGGATTACGCCAAGCTGGGCAAACAGTTGGATGACTTGGGACTACGCCGGACCGCGGTAACGATTCGCAACCTGGAAGACAACCCGATTTCCCCGGACGCCGCCGTCCGCGATAAAGGCGTTGAATTGAACAAGAAAACGCTGGACTGTTGTGCCGCGGTGGGCGCCGAAACGTTGGTCGGCCCCTACCATTCGGCGATCGGCCATTTCAGCGGTGCGGGCGCGACCGCCGATGAATGGCAGTGGGGTGTGGAAAGCATCCGCGCGACGGCCGAGCATGCCGCCGACGTCGGCGTTCGTATGGGCATGGAGGCGCTGAATCGCTTCGAATGTTACTTCCTGAACTGTCACGCCGATTCGGCGCGGTTCGCCCGTGACGTCGATCATCCCGCATGCGGCATCATGTACGACACCTTTCACGCCAACATCGAAGAAAAATCGATGCGTGACGCGGTCCTGGCCGGTGGCGACAAGCTGTATCACATCCACATCAGCGAAAACGATCGCAGCACCCCGGGCACCGGTGGTGTGAACTGGGATGAGAACTTTGATGCGATTGCCGAAAGCGGTTACGACGGCTGGTTGGTCATCGAAGCATTCGGTTTGGCTTTGCCGGAGATCGCCGCCGCCACCAAGATTTGGCGGAAGATGTTCGATACGGAATTGAAGCTGTCCGAGGACGGTTTGAACTTCATGAAATCTGAAATGGAAAAACGCAGTGGCAGCTGA